One genomic window of Cinclus cinclus chromosome 6, bCinCin1.1, whole genome shotgun sequence includes the following:
- the LOC134045483 gene encoding mas-related G-protein coupled receptor member H-like has translation MEVSTVSPSPASPMEGADLCETDVTNVAIHSVTLLICLCGLAGNGAVLWLYSLESHTYAIFDLAFADFLSLLFTLPSTLHFLVEDISCSPIVPLMSVSFLFQLSVISYFWGLYRLMISTTVVDNDNLCKLCFHCELPKRLSLLVISARRWAFLALFTVIPMMTSLCPSHEQEHCRAALISIYAVILLFFAAPVVISSAIDIITATRGSKKQKPKRRHVVVFIIVLFTLLLCLCNFLKQLGYIPMPPQFLFLLNCIHSAIKPFIYFLAGRCWSPCSVGSLRLSLQRVFVDKEEKTDCSDDENTDTGV, from the coding sequence ATGGAGGTGAGCACCGTGTCCCCATCTCCTGCCTCACCCATGGAAGGAGCCGATCTCTGTGAGACAGATGTCACCAACGTGGCCATACACAGTGTGACACTGCTCATCTGCCTCTGTGGGCTGGCTGGGAACGGGGCTGTCCTTTGGCTCTACAGCCTGGAAAGTCACACCTATGCCATCTTTGACCTGGCATTTGCAGACTTCCTCTCGCTTCTCTTCACACTCCCCTCCACCCTCCACTTCCTGGTGGAGGACATATCCTGCTCTCCTATTGTGCCCTTGATGTCCGTGAGCttccttttccagctgtcagtgatctCCTACTTCTGGGGGCTGTATCGGCTGATGATCAGCACCACTGTGGTCGATAATGACAACCTCTGCAAACTCTGCTTCCACTGCGAACTTCCCAAGCGCCTGTCGTTGCTGGTAATCAGTGCCCGACGCTGGGCCTTCTTAGCTCTCTTCACTGTCATTCCCATGATGACATCCCTGTGCCCGTCCCACGAGCAGGAGCACTGCCGGGCAGCTCTCATCTCCATCTACGCTGTCATCCTGCTCTTCTTTGCTGCACCCGTGGTCATTTCCAGTGCAATCGACATCATTACAGCAACACGTGGCTCCAAGAAGCAGAAACCCAAGAGGCGACACGTCGTTGTCTTCATCATTGTGCTCTTCactctcctcctctgcctctgcAATTTCCTGAAGCAGCTCGGTTACATCCCTATGCCCCCccaatttcttttcctgctcaATTGCATTCACAGCGCCATCAAACCCTTCATCTACTTCTTggcagggaggtgctggagtccCTGCTCTGTGGGGTCCCTCCGGCTCTCCCTCCAGAGGGTTTTTGtggacaaggaagaaaaaactgaCTGCAGTGATGATGAAAACACAGACACGGGGGTCTGA
- the LOC134045468 gene encoding mas-related G-protein coupled receptor member H-like gives MEVTTVTPSPASPTEGDDLCEIDVTNVAKHSVTLLICLCGLAGNGVVLCLLRLKACNADIFDLAVIDFIFLLLTLPSALLFLLEDMSCSPILPLLYVSFLFQLSVISYFWGLYQLTGSSTADVVEKLFQLCCHCELPVRLWWVLDSVQYWAFFALFTVIPVLTSLCPSHEQEHCRAALISIYAVILLFFAAPVVISRAIDIITATRGSKKQKPKRRHVVVFIIVLFNLLLCLCNFLQQLGYFPVSSEVFFLLTCIHSSIKPFIYFLAGRCWSPCSIGSLRLSLQRVFVEKEEKTDCSDDENTDTVI, from the coding sequence ATGGAGGTGACCACCGTGACCCCATCTCCTGCCTCACCCACTGAAGGAGACGATCTCTGTGAGATAGATGTCACCAATGTGGCCAAACACAGTGTGACACTGCTCATCTGCCTCTGTGggttggctgggaatggggttGTCCTCTGCCTCCTCAGACTGAAAGCCTGTAACGCTGACATCTTTGACCTGGCTGTCATCGACTTCATCTTCCTACTCCTCACACTGCCCTCTGCCCTCCTCTTCCTGTTGGAggacatgtcctgctctcctatCCTGCCCTTGTTGTACGTGAGCttccttttccagctgtcagtgatctCCTACTTCTGGGGGCTGTACCAGCTGACGGGCAGCAGCACTGCGGACGTTGTCGAAAagctcttccagctctgctgccactgtGAACTTCCCGTGCGCCTGTGGTGGGTTTTGGACAGTGTCCAATACTGGGCCTTCTTTGCTCTCTTCACTGTCATTCCCGTGCTGACATCCCTGTGCCCGTCCCACGAGCAGGAGCACTGCCGGGCAGCTCTCATCTCCATCTACGCTGTCATCCTGCTCTTCTTTGCTGCACCCGTGGTCATTTCCCGTGCAATCGACATCATTACAGCAACACGTGGCTCCAAGAAGCAGAAACCCAAGAGGCGACACGTCGTTGTCTTCATCATTGTGCTCTTCaatctcctcctctgcctctgcAATTTCCTACAGCAGCTCGGATATTTCCCTGTGTCCTCTGAGGTGTTTTTCCTGCTCACCTGCATCCACAGCAGCATCAAACCCTTCATCTACTTCTTggcagggaggtgctggagtccCTGCTCCATAGGGTCCCTCCGACTCTCACTCCAGAGAGTTTTtgtggagaaggaagaaaaaactgaCTGCAGTGATGATGAAAACACAGACACAGTGATCTGA
- the LOC134045002 gene encoding LOW QUALITY PROTEIN: mas-related G-protein coupled receptor member B5-like (The sequence of the model RefSeq protein was modified relative to this genomic sequence to represent the inferred CDS: inserted 1 base in 1 codon; deleted 1 base in 1 codon; substituted 1 base at 1 genomic stop codon): MGNSFLLQCFPPSSFCHQLGPDRAVTAGLNITILMAFPAGIYSLTAFSALTALFVLPVSFWPCHXSQCFSVLLCALFWLLSFLLPVTLYFHPLVLMALVLTYLFSVLTLTCSGLALLARLLCCLWKQLPRELCALLLLPVISLPFFTAHFGYCLLLRPFDFSVFALSTSLPSTCTNSSAHPLIYILAGEXPKEFTLSGSVAFQRAFEDMPEPQSSDNIGWESSSSRIIVKQNHHKTEP, from the exons ATGGGCAATTCTTTCCTTCTCCAATGTTTTCCCCCATCCAGCTTCTGCCACCAGCTGGGCCCG GACAGGGCTGTGACAGCTGGGCTGAACATCACCATCCTCATGGCTTTCCCTGCTGGTATCTATTCTCTGACAGCCTTCAGTGCTCTGACAGCTCTGTTTGTCCTCCCCGTGTCCTTCTGGCCCTGCCACTGATCCCAGTGCTTCTCAGTGCTCCTGTGTGCCCTGTTCTggctcctctccttcctgctccctgtCACCCTCTATTTCCACCCTTTGGTGCTCATGGCCTTGGTCCTGACCTACCTCTTCTCAGTGCTCACCCTGACCTGTTCTGGTCTCGCCCTGCTGGCCAGGCTCCTGTGCTGCTTATGGAAACAGCTCCCACGggagctctgtgccctgctcctgctgcctgtcatCTCCTTGCCCTTCTTCACTGCTCATTTTGGGTACTGCCTCTTGCTGAGGCCATTTGATTTCTCTGTCTTTGCCCTCAGCACCTCTCTCCCATCCACCTGTACCAACAGCAGTGCCCACCCTCTGATTTACATCCTGGCTGGTG TTCCAAAGGAATTCACCCTCTCAGGTAGTGTTGCCTTCCAGAGGGCTTTTGAGGATATGCCAGAGCCACAGAGTAGTGACAACATTGGTTGGGAATCATCATCCAGTCGAATCATCGTGAAACAGAATCATCATAAAACAGAACCATAA